CCGATCAGATAATTGCGTGGCGAAAGAGATGAAATAAGGACTGTATTTTTATGAATAAGTTATCCAACCTATTTAGAGCTGACGAACTTGGACTATTGGAATAATTCAGCTGTTAAGGTCCAAGGAAAtgatctaaatgaaaaaaaagaaaaaaaaaataatgtgagtTCATTCGATCgcaataggtcaaggtcaagcctAGCACTCAGCTACTCAATGCTGTAGCATAATTATTCACCTGCTCTAAAGGTCTAAATGAGATCCTGATTTTACCTAATAGTTAGAAGGTTCATTGTCAGGGTTAAAACAAGTAATGGAGTGGATAGAAAGTAGGCTAGAACAGGAAATATTTAGATATCATCAAGAAAATATGCTCCTGAATAGAAGCCTCAATGAGTTGTAAAATCTCAATACGTTTTGCTGTGTTGTTTTACACCAAAATGATGGTTTACAAACAAGATGTTGGAATTTCTTTCTAAGATTCCACTTGCTATGCAAAATCATtcacaaattttaatcatttctgaCAGAAAAAATATGTTCCGGATGGTATAATAGCctcacataataaataaatatatatatatatatatatatatatatatatatatatatatatatatatctatatatatatatatatatatatatatatatatatatatatatatatatataattttgatatacaaTCAAAGGGTTTCTCTTCTTTTATCAATAAAGCTAGAGAAAAAAATCAATACACAACTGACTGAACTTGATTGAGTATCCTATTGTGTTATTTTGATACGCTCTTATTTAAGTTTATTTGCTTGATGATAATATGAAAACTTACTTTACGGTTacccaatattgggggaagtgcctttgtgtatgtatgtatgaattttacGGTTTGTTTACAGCATCCCTTAGAAAATCTAAAGAATATGCTCTTTATATTCACACAATAAAAAACGCGACTTAGCAATAAATATAACAGATttaaattatattaagaaaaattaattatgacAGCAGGTAGTGTTTCATattccaaatgaaatatttaaatgctTTGATTTAATATCTTTCTACGCTCCTTAActttattaaaattgataaataatagataatagttACAATTTCTCTAAAGCTTTCATCCTTTCTTTTAGCAGGTAGAAGTGATTCATCCTTGAAAATTAGCATTAAGATAAAAGATCACTAAATAACTCAACATCTGATGCAAATTGTATTTACTGTATAGTTATGGTTCTAAATGATGATTACCAAAGTTCTATTTAGCTGTAGATTAATAAACATTAAGAATCACTCACCAACGGAATCTTGAACAATATATCTATCAGACATTGATTATGACACCAATATCTTCTTGTTATCTTTATGATAATTCTATAGCAAATTCCACGTTATTTAGGTAGGATAAATTCTCATATTTTGATAAAATGGGCATCTTACAGTAAAATAGTATTGGAGACCACTTTGTAAAATGAATAACATTAAGCTTATATCTTCTATACATAAAAGAAAGGGTAAATATGAATAATGTGTCCTTAGGAACACTAAGAAAGATGTAGTTATAAGGAATTTTGGGTATTCAATTCAAGCGACCATTTAAACTTTGGAATTAGTGAGAGTGTTCCAAAAGTAGGCCCAGCTAAGCATGACATGAACTGGAAAAGTAGCAAAGATATCAAGGACTCTAGGCAAAACATAAACTGTTACCTAGGTACtatgatattgaatatataaatacaactCATACTGACGTCAACTCTAAATAAACAGAAGTAATCCACTTGAATTTGTTGCGTAAATTAgtttctatctaaaaaaaaaataactttataaagATCGACAGATGTTCAGTAACTAACTTCATCCCATTATCAATTACTTATGGATATTAAGGACGACACATGGCAACAGCTTACAAGGGAAAAAGTCAGTGTTTGGAAATTCAACAGGAAAAACTTGTTTAAAATCGAATGCCAGACTCCACCCATCTTGCACTGGTAGTATATATAGAACTTGTGATCCAGGACAAGGCATCAGTTTCTTTCCAAGACTTCTGCTACATCAACATGGTTTCCAAGGTAAGATATAATACTTATCTAATGATCTATACCTTATAGCTACGAATAAAGATTTTCACCAGTGAAATATATGGTTATTATAACCATTATAAAATCCTTAGTTATTTGacatatatatgcttattataaccattataaaaaaaactagttaTTTGACATAATTCATAACAGCGATTATCACAATTTCAAATGCTATTTCAGGTTCTCTTCGCTCTTCTGGGATTAGCTGCCCTCGTAGCAGCTGACAGCTTTGAAAGATACTCTCCACCCAGGGTGAGTGTTTTTCATATCCTCAATTTTGTAATGAGATCTTTGTAAAGTGATATTGAAACATTATTGATTGTATCCAGGAAACACAAAGATTGTTATGGATACCTTTGCATTGCAGTATTCCTCCGGATCCTCCGAATCTTTCGAATCCAGTGAGGCTCAATACAACTTCAACTGGGCTGTCAACCATGCCCCCTCCCGCAACGACTTCGGACACCAGGAAGCGCGTGATGGAGacaacactcagggatcctactacgtccagctccccgacggtcgcctgcagaaggtaGCCTTCCACGTCGATGGTGACGATGGATACATCGCTGACGTCACCTACTCCGGTGAGGCTCAGTTCCCCGACTCCAACTCCGCCTCTTTCGAGTCTCGTGAAGCTCCCAGATACTTCTACGGTTCTGGTTCCAACGAATCCAAATAGATAACGAATTTACACCTGAATAATTATTCTGCTTTGACGTGTGTTGTTGTGGTACTTTTATCTTCAGCAGACATGtgtaatttatttgaataaattattatataactaTGATTCTATTAGCAACCTTGGATTACTGATTAATGGACTTGTTATACAGTCCATTTGTCAGGTTTTATTGAAATgacattatatattatttttgtgaaTTATAAATACTTGTTCCAAAGCAGAGGCAATATTCAAACTTAGAGCCTCTGTGTTATTACTTGAAAATCAAATTGGTGGAACTTAAGAGGTAACAATGATAATCTCACAATAATATTTCGATTATAAACAGTAGGCTCTCTTATTGTGATCACTTGAACCATGAAAATCAGATTTCAAGTATATAAATTATAGTTAACTTATTAGTAATCCATATATAATGCCTATTCTATCTCAAATATATTGTTATATGAGATAGATTATGATTACTATAGAGAATATTTTGTAGATTCACCATACTTACTCTAGGTACTCTATGCATTTTATTGACATTACTTGTTAATGTTTAAGTCCTTTCTGAATAACACAATATGAAAGGGTATATCTAACATTTCATCTTGATCACAATTACTATTTAACAAGATAGATCAATCTTAAATATAATGTGTTGGTATGGCTataacgaaatgaaaaaaaaaaaaggtaaaatgctTGCTTAGTTGAGCCAGTTGTTACGATATAtcagtgaataaaaaaaattgtgtactgcaaaatgtttttttgttttgttttctaatGCAAAAGTTGTATATATGCTAGTCTACTATTGGGGATTATTTATTACAGCAAAACACAGAATATATCATTAGAATATATCATTAAGCAAGTGGTCTGTGGATAATcatgattttttcatatttcaatttcttTCTAATTCTTTACAGCTGACTTATTCACCGTTAGATCATACATCACTGAGAAGGCAATTATCTTAGTTGTGTCTGTGGAAGATAATTCACATTTcactaatatttcattttattggagagtactgtaattttctttttctcataaaACTTCAAattatcatttctatcattttctttggtcatttatcttttattacaCTTCAACAAAGTAAAACTATCTATAATTGAAGCATTCCAACAAGAAACCTAAGCTACTTTTACAACAGTTCAAAGACAACAGCAAAGCTTTGGCAGTTACAGAATTTACGGTAATTAATGCATTAGTTATAATTTAgtagtcaataataatattaattatgcaaAAACTTTGAAACACCTTGATCAGAACGTTTTAGTCCACTGTCTCACTATGCACATCCAAAGAATCGAACATAAATTTAAAATCAAtgcaatttcttattttttattgttattaatttattcatttatccatcaatttatatattaatttattaatttactgTTTAAGAGATGAAATTGAATTTCCTCTACTAATGTAGGTAGATTTCTGCACTTCCATAATTCCAACATGGTCTTGATGCGTTCATAGTTTCAATGATTTCTCCTCTTCTCCTTACATTTACAGATTAATTGTCCTTcgggaaaaaaaactaaaataagaatAACATTATGAAAAATAGCTGTATAGATAAACACTGAAAATGGGCATTCAGGGAACAAAGccacattatcatcattaccaaTATATCTTGGTACAAAGTTCTTTTTGCCTTCCGAACATTTATCAAGTTACATTCAACTATCCTAAATATAACAGCTAAGAAACCAGATTACGTGAACTATAGATATAATGTTTAATAATACTTTCCAAGGCAAGAAACATTTTACGGGAAAAGGAAATTCCGATGTttgtgataatgaaattaatattaattttactacGAGGGGCATAATCATAAAAACCCAATTCACGGAAAACTTAACTGGCAAAGTCTATATCTTGTTGAGGATATTGAAAGGAGAAATTGCATaggaaattattgttttattttgtccAAATGGGCTTGAACGTATTACCTAACCTCTGTGATAAATCATTTGTTTATTCTGAGCAGGTAATTTCGTGATGAAGAGATGAAATAAAGACTACATTTTAATGAAAAACCTTTTTACAGCTAACGAACCTAGTCTATTGGAATGATTCAGCTGTTAAGGTCCATGGAAATTATTTAAATGAAtacaagataaaaagaaaaggtCTTGTAAGTTTATTCGATCGCAATGGGTCAAGGTCTAGCCTAGCATTGACCTACGCAATGTTCTAGTTTAATTATTAACCTGTTTTAAAGGTCTAGATGAGATCAAAAGCGACATTCATGTATCCTGATTTTACCTAATAGTTAAAAGGACCATCGTCGGGGCTAAAACAAACAATGGAGTAATGAGAAAGAAGATCACAAcagga
Above is a window of Palaemon carinicauda isolate YSFRI2023 chromosome 30, ASM3689809v2, whole genome shotgun sequence DNA encoding:
- the LOC137623737 gene encoding pro-resilin-like: MVSKVLFALLGLAALVAADSFERYSPPRYSSGSSESFESSEAQYNFNWAVNHAPSRNDFGHQEARDGDNTQGSYYVQLPDGRLQKVAFHVDGDDGYIADVTYSGEAQFPDSNSASFESREAPRYFYGSGSNESK